In a single window of the Nicotiana tomentosiformis chromosome 10, ASM39032v3, whole genome shotgun sequence genome:
- the LOC138900040 gene encoding uncharacterized protein: protein MEDLIKAFIIKTDGRLDANGATIKELSTSFRNLERQVGHVATLMSEMLPGTLSADTERNPKETVNVVTLRSGQVLKDLTPIQKDMRHEKESGEQLKSGVEKKKEENSRREEPEASKHMPALPFPQQLSREKLDKQFEIFLDVLKNVHVNLPFTEVLSQMPTYAKFLKEILMKKRKIEETSVVKLTEHCSAILQNKLPQKCENPGSFTIPYSVGTINFDKSLCDSGASINLMPLSIYRKLEQEIGEIRCAPISLRWQTKRL from the coding sequence ATGGAAGATCTTATAAAGgctttcattatcaagacagatggGAGGCTTGATGCTAATGGTGCAACTATCAAAGAACTGAGCACATCTTTTAGAAACCTGGAAAGACAGGTTGGGCACGTAGCTACTCTAATGTCTGAGATGCTCCCAGGAACACTCTCGGCTGATACagaaagaaatcccaaagaaacagtgaatgttgtaactttgagaagtgggcaagtgttgaaagatctcaCACCAATCCAAAAAGATATGAGACATGAAAAAGAAAGCggggagcagctgaaaagtggtgtcgaaaagaagaaggaagaaaactcgagaagggaggaacctgaGGCGAGCAAGCATATGCCTGCGCTACCTTTTCCCCAACAGCTaagtagagaaaagctggacaagcagttcgaGATATTTCTAGATGTGCTGAAAAatgttcatgtaaacttaccattcacagaagtgctctcacagaTGCCTActtatgctaaattcttgaaagagatccttatgaaaaagaggaaaatagaggagacctcggtggtcaagctcacagagcattgcagcgcgatattacaaaataaactcccacaaaagtgtgaaaatccagggagttttaccatACCTTACTCTGtaggaactattaattttgataaatccttatgtgattctggtgcttcaattaatttaatgcctctatctatctaCAGGAAACTGGAgcaggagattggagagataaggtgtGCACCCATATCTTTGCGCTGGCAGACTAAACGACTATAA